The Malaclemys terrapin pileata isolate rMalTer1 chromosome 2, rMalTer1.hap1, whole genome shotgun sequence nucleotide sequence GGCACTGCGGCACTTCCACACTGGGCAGGGCCCATGGTGCCGGAATGGGCAGTTCCCAGGCCTGCCTCCCCTTGGTCGCCCATGGctgtgtcccctcctccccctgagccCTTGGgatcaccccacccctcccctgggtcctgccccccaggAAGCAGGCTGACCGCTCCTTCCTCCCAGTGTCTCAGGGACACTTACTGCAGTCAGCGCTAGGGCTGGTCCTGGCCTCTGCTCCTGTCTAGTCCAGTGTGCAGGGCACCGCTGCCCACCTGCCTCTGCGCCAGCGGTCCGACGGGCTCCTGCCAGCCTCGGATGGAGGCAAAATCCCATGGGGTCAGCCGTGCGCCATCCCCAGTCCCTGGCAGGTCTCTGAGCAATGTGCCAGGGCACGTACCAGACGGGAGCCCGACTGGCGTTCCCCGGTGGGGGATgctgccagggccccacacagctggCAGAGCTGCCCTTCACCAGCGGACTGGGGTTCACACAGACTACaggtccccctgccccctgcctcctcTCTGCCACCGGGGTCAGCCGGCCGGTTCTCGCGCTGGCACTGGGTTGGGAGGGACAACGGGGGAAAGAGAAGGTGCTGCCCTGGTAAAGGGACTGGTTCCCCCAGGACCCTGGCCGGTAGGGACTGAACGctgggccctgctggcagctggcgGGCTGCCTGCGGCAAGGAGACTCAAAGGGAAGGACGTGGGGGGGTCCCCTCCCCAAACCCATCACTGCCTCTGGCCCCCACTAGTCCCGTGAGCTGAGAGGCCAAGGAGCGAGGGAGCGAGCCATGGGGCAGGCGGGGCCAGTGCCTGTTGGTGGTGGGCCGCTTGCCCTGAGCTGCCCGCacggtgcctgctggtggaattgTCTCCAGGGCCGCCAGCCTGGCTCCTCTCAGCAATCTGAGAATTAAGCCCAGGGTGGAGAGAGCTGGGGGCGGCCCTGAGGCCTGAGGGGAACTGGCAGGGTGCTGTGGGGAGATCTGGAAAAGCCCCCAGGCTCACCAGCGCCCAGCACTCCACAGGCCCCGCTCCAGGGGCTCCCACGCACACCGGTGCTGGGGCTCCATGGCTGGGCTCATCGGCTCAGACCCAGGTGCGCCtcgctgcagggctgggcccctcCGTCCAGTCGGCTCCTGGAGCCCCTCTTGCTTGGGCCCCAAACTCCCCTCTGGCTTCGGGGCAGAGTCAGATCAGCTTGGGATGAGGGgccggggccagcgccccagggcctcAAGCCGGCTGTGGTCAGGAGAAGAGGAAGGCCGGGGACGGGGGCACACAGGGGCCGTCATCCTGTGGGTTGCCGTGCAGGCAGACAGGGCACGGGGCTAAAGGGCAGGGGGTTTTGCAGGCGGAGACTCGGGCATGGGCCTCCGTGGAGCCGGGCGATAAGAGGCAGATCCCCAGCTTCGCCCCGGCGGGCGGCTCAGAACACGTAGGAGCTGGGGTCGCTGCGGACGCTCAGGGCCCGCTCCGCCTGGGAGATGGTGTCGTCCGCCCTCTCGCTCAGCTCCCGGCACTCCCGCAGCACGTCGTTGAACTGCTTGTAGGCCTCCTCCATGATGGAGCTGCGCCGAGCCGGCCTCCGCTCCCAGTAGCCCTCCTCCACCCAGGGCAGGGCCGCGCCCGGCGGGTCCGGGCTGCCCGCCCCGCCGCTGCCGCCCCGCTCCAGGGAGCTGTCCAGGTCCCTGCAGAGCTGGTAGAGCTCGCTGCCGCGCCCGGAGACCCGCTCGCCGTCGATGGCCTTGAGGCCGGGGAGCAGGTCCCCCAGGGCGCTGCGGTAGGCCCCGGAGGCGCAGACGGGGTTGCTGAGGCGGGCCCGGGCGTCGTGCAGACGCAGGCTCTCCAGCCGGCGCAGCCCCGCCaggcactgcagctgctgcaagtTGCCCAGCAGGTTGCCGGCCACGTTGAGGCTCTGCAGGCTCTCGCAGGCGCCGAGCGGCTCCAGGCTGCAGACGCGGTTGGCCGAGAGGTTGAGGACAGCCAGGGACTTGAGGGCAGCCAGGGGGCCCAGGTGGGAGATGGCGTTGCCGGAGAGGTCCAGCCACTCCAGGCTGGCGCACTCGCCCAGGCAGCCCAGCTCCGAGATGCCCAGGCCCCGCAGCTTCAGCAGCAGGATGGACTCCAGGGCGAACTCGCCCGTCTTGGCCTTCAGCAGCTGGGCGGTGACCCTGACGTTCTCGCCCTCGTCCCCCTTCTCCGCCCAGGGCTCCATCGCAGCCGGGCCGCCGCCCTACGGCTCAGGCAGGGCCCGAGCGGCCCACAGCCACTCAGCCACG carries:
- the LRRC61 gene encoding leucine-rich repeat-containing protein 61 isoform X2, with protein sequence MEPWAEKGDEGENVRVTAQLLKAKTGEFALESILLLKLRGLGISELGCLGECASLEWLDLSGNAISHLGPLAALKSLAVLNLSANRVCSLEPLGACESLQSLNVAGNLLGNLQQLQCLAGLRRLESLRLHDARARLSNPVCASGAYRSALGDLLPGLKAIDGERVSGRGSELYQLCRDLDSSLERGGSGGAGSPDPPGAALPWVEEGYWERRPARRSSIMEEAYKQFNDVLRECRELSERADDTISQAERALSVRSDPSSYVF